One window from the genome of Nicotiana tomentosiformis chromosome 5, ASM39032v3, whole genome shotgun sequence encodes:
- the LOC138893182 gene encoding uncharacterized protein, whose protein sequence is MAGDTVEERDFEEQSTMQESIVIDHNHPLYLHPSDGPNSLSLGFQLIGMENYTLWSQAMEVSLLTLNKLGFMDGSIARDTFGTRFNHLWDYCNAIVKSWLMHNVSRDLLSGVLFRSSARAIWEDLRERFDKVNSSRMYYLHKEIFTLTWGTSSVSAYYLKLKDLWDEYDSIIPAPPYDCEKSKKHLAHLQYQCLWQFLMGLNDSYSQARSQILMKIKAPSVNQAYAMILQDESQRIVAGSHTIPIESMEPTTLFTSRNNTQKQRRNYNVECDFCRMKGHTRKG, encoded by the coding sequence ATGGCAGGAGATACAGTCGAAGAACGTGATTTTGAAGAACAATCGACCATGCAGGAATCGATTGTGATTGATCACAATCATCCTCTATACTTGCATCCTTCTGATGGACCGAATTCGTTATCGTTGGGATTTCAGTTGATCGGAATGGAAAACTACACACTTTGGAGCCAAGCTATGGAAGTTTCGTTGCTAACACTAAACAAGCTGGGTTTTATGGACGGTTCGATCGCCAGAGATACCTTTGGAACTAGGTTCAATCATTTGTGGGATTATTGCAATGCGATTGTCAAATCGTGGCTGATGCACAATGTAAGTCGTGATTTACTAAGTGGTGTTCTGTTTCGCTCAAGTGCTCGAGCAATCTGGGAAGATCTTCGCGAGAGGTTTGATAAAGTGAATTCTTCACGAATGTATTATCTTCATAAAGAAATTTTTACCCTAACTTGGGGAACATCATCAGTATCGGCGTATTATTTAAAGTTGAAGGATTTATGGGATGAATATGACTCAATTATTCCAGCTCCTCCTTATGACTGTGAAAAATCAAAAAAACATCTTGCGCATCTACAGTATCAATGTCTTTGGCAGTTTTTGATGGGCTTGAATGATAGTTATAGTCAAGCTCGAAGCCAAATATTAATGAAGATTAAAGCACCTTCTGTGAATCAAGCCTATGCCATGATTTTGCAAGATGAAAGCCAAAGAATTGTTGCTGGTAGTCATACTATTCCTATTGAGTCTATGGAACCAACGACCTTGTTCACTTCGAGGAATAACACTCAGAAGCAGCGAAGAAACTATAATGTCGAATGTGATTTTTGTCGCATGAAGGGCCACACTAGAAAAGGTTGA